CTCGCGTCGCGCCTCGGCGCTCAACTCCTCGGCCTTGTCGCGCAGTTCCAAGCCGGTCTCCCGAATCCGCGTGCGCGTCTCCTGCCCGGACTGGGGCGCGAACAACAGGGCTGCCGCGGCGCCTACCACCGCGCCGATGATGAATCCCGCCAGAAAATCACCAGCACCATCTCTTGC
This genomic window from Chloroflexota bacterium contains:
- a CDS encoding YtxH domain-containing protein — protein: MARDGAGDFLAGFIIGAVVGAAAALLFAPQSGQETRTRIRETGLELRDKAEELSAEARREAERLAEEAAKRAQEAQQKGRIVLEEQRAKAEELLEKGKALASKKKAAPAEPEA